In Musa acuminata AAA Group cultivar baxijiao chromosome BXJ3-11, Cavendish_Baxijiao_AAA, whole genome shotgun sequence, one DNA window encodes the following:
- the LOC135652215 gene encoding protein indeterminate-domain 5, chloroplastic-like: protein MASASSSSSPLLGIKDEELQHEQKQQQQSSSATLPATLKKKRNQPGNPTADPEVEVIALSPETLLATNRFVCEVCNKGFQREQNLQLHRRGHNLPWKLRLRSGEEEGRRRRRVYLCPEPTCAHHHPSRALGDLTGVKKHFCRKHGEKRWKCNKCSKRYAVRSDLKAHSKTCGNCEYRCECGTLFSRRDSFITHRAFCDALAQESSRLPAAGLDLHGNNTMALSVSQMNARLTSLRDQGGCGTPVEHLVTAAHPSLFRPPQLPPPAAFYLGNGSNQGFDEEHQPDLSLLRGKRFDGLMQLPDPQGNTMAAADLFNLSFFSTSSRSTSSIRNSNNGGDQYNQMLLASDFSDGNGRSELTSLFSGNLVSDHVAGGLTSLYNQNESNLLPRMSATALLQKAAQMGSMTNIGHSLLRGFGNSSSSSPRPPNTGGGNGGDGQQARTENETHLRNLMNSLANGRTGLIGGPQQETREFGSDGNLNLWGTDQLTRDFLGVGGMVMRSISGGTSRQEQNHGIDMSESTPR from the exons ATGGCATCAGCTTCGTCATCATCGTCACCCCTCCTTGGGATCAAAGATGAGGAGCTTcaacatgaacagaaacaacagcAGCAGTCCTCTTCCGCCACGCTGCCTGCAACtctgaagaagaaaagaaaccaaCCAGGAAACCCAA CAGCAGATCCTGAGGTGGAGGTGATCGCGCTGTCGCCGGAGACGCTGCTGGCGACGAACCGATTCGTCTGCGAGGTGTGCAACAAGGGGTTTCAACGGGAGCAGAACCTGCAGCTGCACCGCCGCGGGCACAACCTGCCATGGAAGCTCCGGCTGAGAAGCGGCGAGGAGGAGGGGAGGCGCCGCCGCCGGGTGTACCTCTGCCCCGAGCCGACGTGCGCTCACCACCATCCCTCCCGCGCCCTCGGCGACCTTACCGGTGTAAAGAAGCACTTCTGCCGCAAGCACGGCGAGAAGAGGTGGAAGTGCAACAAGTGCTCCAAGCGCTACGCCGTGCGCTCGGACCTTAAGGCGCATTCCAAGACCTGCGGCAACTGCGAGTACCGCTGCGAGTGCGGCACGCTCTTCTCCAG GCGTGACAGCTTCATCACCCATCGGGCGTTTTGCGACGCCTTGGCGCAGGAGAGCTCGAGACTCCCTGCCGCCGGCCTCGACCTGCACGGGAACAACACAATGGCTTTGAGCGTATCTCAAATGAACGCCCGGCTCACCTCGTTACGAGACCAAGGAGGCTGTGGAACCCCGGTCGAACACCTCGTGACTGCTGCGCACCCTTCGCTGTTCCGCCCACCTCAGCTCCCTCCACCGGCTGCTTTCTACCTCGGCAATGGCTCCAACCAGGGCTTCGACGAGGAGCACCAGCCTGACCTCTCCTTGCTTCGAGGAAAGCGTTTTGATGGCCTGATGCAACTCCCTGATCCCCAAGGCAACACCATGGCCGCTGCCGACCTGTTCAACCTCAGCTTCTTCTCCACTAGCAGTAGGAGCACGAGTAGCATCCGTAACAGCAACAATGGCGGTGACCAGTATAACCAGATGCTGCTCGCCAGTGATTTTAGCGATGGCAACGGAAGGAGCGAACTGACGTCTCTCTTCTCTGGGAACCTTGTGAGCGATCACGTCGCCGGCGGACTGACCTCTCTCTATAACCAGAATGAGTCCAACCTCCTCCCCCGGATGTCAGCCACTGCATTGCTTCAGAAGGCAGCTCAAATGGGCTCGATGACCAACATCGGGCACTCGTTATTGAGAGGATTTGGCAACTCTTCTTCAAGCAGTCCGAGGCCTCCCAACACTGGCGGCGGCAACGGCGGAGACGGCCAGCAAGCTCGAACAGAGAACGAGACTCACCTCCGAAACCTGATGAACTCGCTCGCGAACGGAAGAACCGGCCTCATCGGCGGGCCCCAACAGGAGACCAGGGAGTTCGGCTCCGACGGTAATCTTAATCTTTGGGGCACCGACCAGCTAACGAGGGATTTCCTAGGAGTGGGCGGCATGGTGATGAGGAGCATCAGCGGCGGGACATCCCGACAGGAACAGAATCACGGCATCGACATGAGCGAGTCAACTCCAAGATGA